The nucleotide sequence ACGGCATCGTCGAAAGCGTGCTCGGCCTGGCCCGGCGCGAGCGGGCCAACCCCGAAAACCTGGACCTGGCCGCCTTCGTGCGCCGCTTCGTGCTGGAGTACAAACAGAGCCTGACCCTGGAAACGGACAGCATCGAGCCGATCATCAACGAATCGTCCGTGCATGGCCTGGTCGACCCGCGCCACCTGCACCAGATCCTCACCGTGCTGGTCCACAACGCCCTCAAGTACGGCCGCACCGGCCAGGACCCGGCCCGGGTGCGCCTGCGCGTGGCCCGCCAGGACCGCTCGGCGGTGATCGACGTGATGGACCGCGGCCCCGGCATTCCCGAAAGCGTGGCCCAACAGCTGTTCCGGCCGTTCTTCACCACCTCCGAGCACGGCACCGGGCTGGGCCTCTACATTGCCCGCGAGCTGTGTCGCGCCAACCAGGCCAATCTTGAATACGTGTCCGTGCCGGCCGGCGGTGCCTGCTTCCGGCTGGTCCTGCTGGGCCCGCACACAATGCTGCCGCAATGACGCGCTACCCTGCGGGCGTCAAGTATTTGTCGTTTTCAACCGCTCTCGGCTATCTTCCCCCCATATGAACGAAAACCGCAGCGCCCTCGTCGTAGACGACGAACGCGACATCCGCGAACTGCTGGTACTGACCCTGGGCCGCATGGGCCTGCGCATCAGTACCGCAGCCAATCTCGCCGAAGCGCGCGAGCTGCTGGCCAGCAACCCGTACGACCTGTGCATCACCGACATGCGGCTGCCCGACGGCAACGGCATCGAGCTGGTCACCGAGATCGCCCAGAACTACCCGCGCACCCCGGTGGCCATGATCACCGCCTTCGGCAGCATGGACCTGGCGGTGGAAGCGCTGAAGGCCGGCGCGTTCGACTTCGTCAGCAAGCCGGTGGACATCGCCGTGCTGCGCGGCCTGGTCAAGCACGCGCTGGAACTCAACAACACCGAGCGCCCCGCCCCCGCCCCGCTCACCAGCGACACCACCGCCCGCCTGCTCGGCGAATCGGCCGCGATGGACGGCCTGCGCGCCACCATCAGCAAGGTCGCGCGCAGCCAGGCGCCGGTGTACATCCTGGGCGAATCGGGCGTGGGCAAGGAGCTGGTGGCACGCACCATCCACGACCAGAGCGCACGTGCCCCGGGCCCGTTCGTGCCGGTCAACTGCGGCGCCATTCCGTCCGAGCTGATGGAAAGCGAATTCTTCGGCCACAAGAAGGGCAGCTTCAGCGGCGCGCATGCCGACAAGCCCGGCCTGTTCCAGGCCGCGCATGGCGGCACCCTGTTCCTGGACGAAGTGGCCGAACTGCCGCTGCAGATGCAGGTGAAGCTGCTGCGCGCCATCCAGGAGAAGTCGATCCGCCCGGTGGGTTCGGCCACGGAAGTGGCGGTGGACGTGCGCATTCTTTCGGCCACGCACAAAGACCTGGGCGACCTGGTGGAAGACGGGCGCTTCCGGCACGACCTGTATTACCGCATCAACGTGATCGAACTGCGCGTGCCGCCGCTGCGCGAGCGTCGCAGCGATCTGCCGCAGCTGGCCGCTTCGATCCTTGCCCGCCTGGCGCGTACGCATGGCCGCCCTACCCCGCTGCTGGCGCCCTCGGCGCTGGAAGCGATGGGCACGTATCACTTCCCCGGCAACGTGCGCGAGCTGGAGAACATCCTGGAGCGTGCGCTGGCGTTGGCCGAGGGTGACAGCATCGGCGCCGGCGATCTACGCCTGCCGCAGCCGGGCGCTGCGCGGCAGACCGGTGCGGCGGTTGCGCACCATGAAGAAGCCGTGGTGGATCTGCCCGCGGGCAGTGGCGCGCTGCCTTCGTACATCGAGCAGATGGAACGTACTGCGATCCAGAAGGCGCTGGAAGAGAACCGCTGGAACAAGACCAAGACGGCCGCGCAGCTGGGGATTACGTTCCGGGCGTTGCGGTACAAGTTGAAAAAGTTGGGGATGGATTGAGGGAAGCGGCGGTGTGTTGCGCCGCCACGCACCGCGGATGACACGCATGGCGTGTCACTACCCCTGCCACGGTCGAACCGCGTAGCGACACGCCATGCGTGTCCCACGCACCGCCCGACCCCCGCGCAAACCCACCGCCATCGCACCACCCGACACCCCGCTGGACACGCGCGGCGTGTTTTTTCACCTCAAAACGCATGACGTGTACAACCCGTCCTGACCGCAACTCCGTCGCACTTCCGCAAAAACCCGTGCCGCTAGCGTCACGTGTTAGGCAATGCCTATCGAAACCCGCAAAACCAACAGAAACAATCAACTAGTCATCCAAGGCATCGCCACGCAAGGTGTGCCACGGAGCTTCAAATCTCCAAGTGTGAGCAAAATTATGGAAGTCCCATGTCGGGAGGGTGGCTAATACAAGACCCCTCAACGGGGGAAATACTCCACGCCGCATGCTCACACGCGGATTTGAACCTCCCGGCTCCCTTGCCCTACCGGCAAGGGAGATTTCCCCTTGGAGGACCGCCATGCACATATCACGCCACACCCCCATGTTTCCCGAGCTCGGCATGCCCACGGCCGAACAACCGCGCCACTACACCGTGCGTGCGCACACCTACCCCTGGATGGACACCTTCGACGGCGGCCTCGTGCCCTGCATAGCCGCACACGGCAGCTGGTTGTACAACGCGGGGTTCAAGCCTGGCGCAAGGGTAACCGTGCAGGCAGTCGAGGGCCGGCTGATCTTCGACCTGGTGGACCCACCCAAAGAGCCCCGCCTGCGCCGCTGCAACGCGTTCGAAAAATACATCGCGGACCGCTACGAACCCAAGCCGGGACATGTCATCCACTACGAACACCCGGGTGTACTCGTCCGCGAGCACATCCTCGCCCCCATGGGCGCCTCAACCCAGGACTTCGCCCATGCCATCGGCGTCTCACAGGACTTGGCCGAATGCTTCTTGGCCGGCGACTACGACGTAGACATGGACCTGGCCGAGCGGCTAGCCCCCTTCGCCAGCACCTCGCAGTGGTTCTGGTGGGAGCTGCAGCAGAAGTACCTCGCCCCCCGGTAACGTCGGGCTCAACCGGTCACCGCACACCCGGGCCGCATCCCGCGAGGTAGAGCCGGGCCCTGCCCGGCTGCTCTGCGGGAGCCGATCACCTACCGCAGCCAGCGAAGTGTCCAGCGAAGACGGATCAAAGCCGTCCACCTCTACCGTCAGTAGAAGATCATACGAAGAGCCGGGACTGAAGAATGACCTTACGGCAAGAGACTCACCTACTCGCGAACCAAATGCGGACCGTGGTTGGAGTGGCACGACACCCAGTCATTCTCTGCGTCAGAGGCGTACGTGCGCAGCACCGCTACAAACGCAAGAAGCCCCGCCGGGGATCCAGTGACGTTCCAGTGTTTGGCGCAATGGTTCAGGTCGTAGTAGAAACCGAGCTTCATCCAATCAGCCCCGTACCAATCATCTGAGAACTTCTTCATACGTATGACGTTCCGCGACTCAGGTAATGATCATCCACCAACGACAGCACTTCCCGCCCCTGCGCGCCTTCACCGCCGGCCAAGCTGCCTCAGGTCAAGGCCCTATCTGCGACGAATGAGAACAAGGTCCTGATCAGGGACAGGGTAATGGACCAGCCCGGCATCGGGCGAGATGACCAATGTGCCCGCCGACAGGTATGACCAGTCTTCGACCAGGTAACCCTGTGAGTACTCCCCGGTATCGATTACCGCAACGACACTCCCTGCCATCTCTCCCCCAAGACTGACGTGATCTCCGAGTAAGACTTCTTGGCCATCGTAATACTTCATACAAACCCCTCAAATGGCAAGGTGACTGATCGGAGCCACTCCGCAGGTGGGGAAGAGACATAAGCACCAGCTGGCTGCCAGAAGCACCGACGACTGCTTCGATTCTGATACCAGTGTCGCCAGGCAGGCGCCGGCAGTAGCGAGACTGACCTGGCGGAAGACCACAGCAAGGCAGAGCCCGGATCCACCCGGCCCATCTACCGCAGCCTGTGTACCACCACAGAGCCCGCCAGCCATGTACCCATCTAGCGGGTCATGAACTTGCTGCAAACAATCAACGCTATCAACCACGCAACGACGGGGTAGACTCCGCTCCAGACTTCATCTGCTGCATCGAGACCTGCGACTGCCAGCACAACAAGGAAGGCAATCAAGAGAGCAGCAAATGCCATTGCGCTCGCCGCGAACACCACGACCGAGTACGCCTTGAGTTTCGCCACGCGGCTCCGGACACGCTCCACATTCGCCCCTTTCAATCAGCGCCAAGAAAATGCTGAATCAAAGGCACGAATCCGATCGCAAGCAACAGCAGGACAAAAACTCCGAGCGAAGCCACGTGAACGAAAGAAACCACCGTGATCAGCTTCGACGCACCCCGCTCTTTCATCACGGCAATGCTCCCATGGAAGCCATCCCGCGCAACTGTCAGATCGCGCGTCGGCATGACGGGAAGCGAAGCCATGACCATCTCGCCGGCCGTTCGATTTAACTCTCGCCTGGCCAGAAAAACAACCCATGATCGACTGATCATATGAGCGACCATACTGTAGAAGAGTCCGGGCACGAGTTCATCCATGACTGCTACGTTACACGCTTGCACCCGATCAAGGGAGGGGTGCCATCGAGGTTCGAAACCCTCCACCAGCGGTCAGCCGATCCGCGAATTCTTCTCCGACTCCCTCTTCTTGGCTCTTCGCCGCCTGATCAGATAGACCGGCCAAAATAGAACCACCCATGTAATGAGCGTGTACTGGTTGATCCGATAGATGGCAAGCTGACCGTCGATGAACACCGGACCAAACGCGAAGTACCCGATCATCAACACGTACGAAATGAAGAGTGACTGGAACAACGAGACGAGAACTTCCTTGATGGTCTTCATTGCAACTCCTGGAGTATTCGTTGAAACAGCTGAACCTCATCGCCCGCACGAACACATGACGCCAGCTGCTTCGGATTGACCCTGCCTTCTGCACGCCTCCCGCTCAAAGCCCTATTCCGTCCTATCCAAACTTCCTCAGCATCACCTGCTCAGCAACGACCTCTACAAAGCCTTCCCTGCAGTAAATCCAGACGATCCCGCCCTTCACGTTCACGCGCAAGGATGCAATGTTCCCGAACCGGACCGAATCCCTCATGGCAGCGACGTCCAATCTCAGATTGCAGGACTTCACTCCGTAGAAGGATAGAACTGCAGGAACGAGGTCAGACGATAGATCACCAACGCGCATCAGGACATGAGCCGTCACCATCCCTAGTGCCGGCAATATGCCTACATGCTGCAGAAACCCAAAATCGAAGTCTACGTCGTACAGCGCTTTATAGTCCGAAAGCAGGACGGGCATCGACTCGCCGGAGTCACTGTCATCTAAAGGCGTCGAATCCCCCAGCGTCAGATTCGTCGCGCCTGCTTCCAGCATCCCTCCTGTCACGTAGGCACGAAAGAGGCCGCTCGCGTAGTAGTGACCATCCTGCACGTTACCTGGCCAGGCGTTGTCCAGCATCTCTGCGAAGTTGAACGACGCAAAGAACGAGTGCAGCCCCTGACAGGTGATCACTACCCGCTCGCCCTTCGGCATCTGGCCGCCAGATCCCTCAACCTCAACCGTGCACACCAGCCGATCAAGCGCGAGTTGGACAGACGTCAGCGCCGTGTCGTGGAGCGCAACGCCCTTCAGAGGATTCCCGGCTTGCCCAGCAACCATAATTCCTCACTCCCAATCAGCAAAAGCTAAGTTACCTACAGCGCTATCGACCATCTGGACCCTATGTGCAGAATCCCGGTGTCCACCGAACATTGCGTGCAAGCTTGAATCTTAATCTAACCGCCGCCCTCCGCCTCCGGGAACACCCTGTCGTCGCCGAACTCCCTGCACAACGCCTGCCTGACCAACCCAGTAACTGCGTACCAGGATGTGTTCGAATGAGAGTCCACTCCATTGGGATAGGACGTCTCCAGCAGATGAAGTGTCTCTGCCCTGGGCATCTTTCGCCTTTCCTCTACAAGGATGGAGCGACGGTGCTTCTTCATCAGTAGTCGAAACTGCTTGAGATTTTCTACACCGAACCCGCGCAACTGGTTGATGACGCCTGAAACGTCAAAGCTCCCATAGTCATTGCGTCTACGGAACAGCGACAGCACGACTCTCCGTAGGGCCGGCGGGTCCAGCGCTTGCAGATCTTTCCTCGCCCTTGCATTCGATCGCCTCATATCCTTCCCCTTCCTACGGCCCGCAAGCCTGTCGCACACTTCTCGAGATGTTCGCATGGGCCAAGCCAAAGGTACGCCAGAATGGCACCCCGGTAGAGCCGGGCTCTGCCCGGCTGCCTCGACGGATCAAGTCACATAACGATCAGAATCCAAAGGCTCAAAGCCGCACCCTTCCGACGAGACCAGAGCCCCCCCCTCTACCAAGACGGCGCGGCAACAGCCCTGATATGCGCCCACAACGCATCGGCCATACCGTTCCGCCAAGTCGCCCCGAGTACCTTCCTAAACTGCTGGTCGCGCCTGCAGGTTGCTTCAATACGGTCTACAAACCGCTCACCGTGAGCAACCAACAGGTCTTCTAGGGGCCCAGCAGCCAGATTGGAAAGAATCAGGTCGCTTCCATCCAGCCGCCGGATCTCCTCAATCATCTCCCACGCCTTCTCCGGATCCTCGAGGACCAGCTCATGGGCACTGCAGAATGCCCAAAACAGCGCTTCGCGTTCCGGCGACGCCTCTGCAAGGCGATGAAGCGCTATCCAGGCAGCAGCGATCTCGCCAATGCCCCGCTCTTCAATGGCCATGTTCGCCCTGTTCATCGTCACCAAGCCCTACGCCCGCTCGGGCAACGAACTCAATTTCATCATCGAGCTCCGGGTAGTGGACCATACCAGCGCCCGCGGTTTCGATCATCACGCCGCTCGACAGAAAGCCACCGCCCACCAATTCTTCCTTGGTAAGCCAGCCTTCGTAGCCGCTCAGGCACTCCCACTGGTCGTAATCGCAGACCACGATGCCCTTATCACCCTCAAGAAGAACGAAGTCTCCGATGCGAATCCTGCGACCATTGCTCACGTAGTTCACAGCACCCTCCAAGCAACTGAGACGTGCATCCACAGGGCGCACCGACTTCCATCCCCTACGGATTCGACACCGCACCACATGGGCCTCGAACGAACGGGCACTCTGTTCACAGCTGGAAAGTAGCAGACCGGAACGTGCATCCGCGTGCGTCCCTGACCTTCAGGCCAAGCCTTCCCTTTCCTGCAGGAACTCCAAGGCTACCTCATTCCCGGCCGCCGCAGCTTTGCGAATCAGCCGCAGCCCCTCTTCCTCGTCCTTGGCAACGCCCATTCCACGGAGGAGCGCGAAACCGTACTCGTACTCGCCTGGTGGGTAGCCGTGAGCTGCGGCGGGAGCCATGAAGCTCATGGCGAGGCCCGGATCCAACCGAACCCTGTCTCCGAACAGGTGGTACATGCCCAGGGTGAACTGCGCGGGCGCATACCCTTTGCCTGCTGCCTCAGCCAAGAGGCGCAGGTGGCGCGCCTCGAACTCGCTGTTGTCCTCGCCGGGGTAACTCGACATCGACGACAGGTAGATAGCCTCAGGGTTGCCTGACTCGACCAACGGTGCCAGTAGTAGCGAAACACTTTGCCAGTCGTTGGACGCTACCAGGCGATCATACTCACCGGTCAGATCGGTAGGGAGGTTACTCGTCAGACTATTCACTCTCACGACCTCTAGCCTTCTGGCGCCGGCCAACGCCTTTGGAACGCAGATGCCGGCGCGCAGTCACGAACAGGACAAATGCGGCGCCGGAGACTACCCACGCCCCACCAATGACCCGATGAGCCGCGACTTCGCCGAATAGGAGCCGAAGTGCACTATTCATCTGGCAGTCCGCCCTGCAGGGCACTGCTTCTGGAGGCACGCCCGTCATCATGAGCAGGGTAGTTCGGCATAGGGTCGCATATCCTTCTGTCGGAAGGTGTCGTGAGTTGCCCATCCAAGAAACACCGAACGTCACACGTATGGATCAAAGTCCAACGATGCACCGCACGACGCAATAGCTTGAATCAGTTCAGCGGGAAGATAGAGGGCTGCATGGATGCCGCGTTCACTGGAGAGACGAACGCCAACCTGCGGGTCCCACAATGCAATGTCTTCCCCCACCTGTTGAGTCGCGCCGGCGATTGCCTCAGCTACAGTGGCTTGTAGATCGTCTAGCGTGTACCACTGACGACTCAAACGAGAGAGGACAACCTCCTTTCCAGAGGTAGGCGAGTCGCCAACAAAAACTACGACGAGTTCCGGCCGTGCTACGGACTCCCCTCGATATGCTTCTTGTGCCTCGTCTTCCTCGATTATTGTGGCAACGGAGCAATGGTCGAAGTCCAAGGAGGCGGAGGCGTACGCTATCTGACGAATCCTCGCTGCGGAAAGGTTAAGGCAAGGCCTGAGCCCCTCGTCGCTCCGGACACGAACTTTAAGGCGTGGGCTAAGCGTTCGCAGCCCGTCTGCCAGAGTTGCGACAGCGTTCCCAAGTACGCACCCAACCAACGACGCCACATTCTCAATCGTGTATTTGTCGCTGTCCATCTGGGCGATGATTACTTCCTGATCACTAGCTGGATGAGTCCCGAGTAACTCTACGAGCACCTCATGACTATTCACTTCCATCGGTAGTTTGTCTCCTCGACTACAGCCCCCCTACATCCCATACGCTTGACAACTATACGCCCGTCGTCGCAACCACATAGATCGTAGAAGGAGATACCCTTGTTGGTCCCGAGCCAATCCTCTTTAACCGCGTGCCCATCAATTCCTGCACGCCGCAGCAATGCCGTATCAAGCTTTTTGTCGCACCGCTCACCATCCTCCGGGCAGAAGGCTTCACCAGCGGCTCTTCCGGCCTTCTGACCTGCAATTCCCCCGACGAATCCACCCGCTGCAGCCCCCGAAAGTCCGCCTGCACCCGCACAAACCAAGGCGCCAGGCCCGGTGACACTACATGCGGCCCCACCACCTGCGGCACCGAGATTGCCACCAAGAACTGCTCCTCCGAGTGTCCCGCAGACCACTCCTACAACCTCTGCCGCAACTACGCACCGCTTGTTTTTCTCGAGTCCGAGCGGATCAGCGAAGCTCAGCGGGGCTGAGCCAACGTATGCATATGTACTCGGGCCACCTTGCAAGCCAATGGGATCACTTTGTGAATAGCGCCCCGACTTGGCCTCGTAGTCTCTGAAATAGTTGTAGCTCAGCCCTGACGTCAACTCGTATCGCTGCCCAGGAAAGCGAAGGTCGAACGTCACCGCTATTCCATTCTGATCAGGATCCTCGGACGGGGCGGCTGATCCGAACGCCTCAGCCAGCATGCTCCAACTCCAAACTGCCACATCACGCTGCGGATCGATTACAGCGCGTGGCGAACCCAGATGGTCGGATTCGATGTAGAGGATTCTTCCGGCTTGTAACAGCCCCACCGGCCGCGATCCGAGCCATACGACCTGCTGGGCAGGGGCACCGCTCTCTGCATATCTGCCCAACCACTCACCACCCTGCCCATGCAGGTGCAGCGCTCTTTCAGCGCCCGCCTGCTGCAGGACACGCTGTCTAGCGGCGTTGTGGCGGTAGGTGGCCTGCACGGAAGCCGCATCGGTCGAACTACTCAGCTGACCAGCAAGGTCATAGGCGTACTGCCACTCACTCCCGATTGTCAGGGTATTGCCCGCTGTATCGTACGTGCGAGTAGCTCCATGCACTGACGTTAAGCGGTGACTATCAGCCGCGTAGACATACAACTGGGTTCCCGCCGAGTTGGCAAAGCTCAGCCGATTGCCAGTAGCGTCATAACTGTACTGCTCAATCGCCACGCCAGTCCGCGCGTCCTTGAACGCAGTCAGGCGCCCCAGTGCGTCATAGTCCAGCGTCGCACCCTGCCCTTGCTGACCCACATCGGTCAGCGAGGTCATGTTGCCCACCGGATCGAACCCAAACGCAACATTCAGCCCATCGCGCGCGTCGCTGATGGCGACCGGGCGATAGTCCTGGTCGTAGCTGCGATCCAGCCGGCGACCATTGCCGAAGGTCCAGGTCGTCACCGGGCCGAAAGGCAGCGTCTTCAGGCCCTGCAGCAGTACTTCGCGGCTACCACCGGCCGGGGTGACCCCCATGCTGATGACCTGGCCAAGCGCATCGTAGCCATAGTCGACCAGACTGCCGTCCGGGTAGGTCATGGACTGCAGTCGGCCAGAGGCCTCGTAGGCATAGCGCAGCGTCAACGCCTGCCCGTCCGTAACCTGCACGCGGCGGACAAGATCGCCCATGAGGTTGTAGCAGTAGTCCGTGCGGCCGCTGGGGTCGATCATGCTGGCGAGCCGGCCCACGCCTGCACGCTCGCCTTCAGTGCATTGGCTGGAAGGCTGGTCGTAGACGTAGTGGATGTCGGCTGCGGGGTCGATGAAGGTTACCGCCGTGGTGCGCCCGAGTGCGTCGTAGCTGTAGCTCGCCGTTACCCCGCGCGCATCCGTCCGGCTCAGCACGTTGCCCGCGCTGTCGTAGGTGAAGGTTGTCGTTCCGGTGTCTGGGCTGACCTGGGTCAGGACGTCGCCGAATCCGTTTCGGGCGTAGGTAGTCTTCAAACCCTTGGGATCGCTGACCTCCACCACGTTGCCTTCTGCGTCGTACTTGAACCCCGTCTCGGCGCCGATGCCACCCACGTCCTGCAGGGTGCGCTTGAGGCGGTTGAGCGAGTCGTACTCCTGCTGAGTCACGTGGCCCAGCGGCGACGTTACCGAGACCTGATTCCCCACAGCGTCATAGGTGAAGTCAGTAGGGTTTGCCTGCCCGTCGGCCAGCGTCACCAGTTGGCTCAGCCCGTTGTACACGCGGGACTGCGTGCGGGTCACCTGTCCGTCGGGGCCTCGGTAGGATTCATGTATCCGGTTGCCAGCGGCATCCAGAGTGTATTGGATAGTGTTGCCCGCTCCATCGCCCACCTTGATCAACCGCTGCGCGGCGTCGTACTCGTAGCTGGCCACGCTTCCGTCCGGGCTAGTTACGCGACTTACCTGGCCCGTGGGCAGGTACTCCATGGCCGTAACGCGATCGTCCGCAGTAGAGGCGTCATCTGCCCCCTTCACCGTAGTGGACGCCAGCCAGCCACGCGGCGTGTACTGATACTCGGTCACGACCCCATTGGGGTCCATCACCAGCTGAGGGCGGCCGTCTCCGTTGTAGGCCAGCACCTCGGTGATGATGCCGAGCGGCTGGATGGTCTTCCAGAGGTCGCCCTTTCGATAGATGCAGGCAGCGCCACCGGAGGCACAACCAGGTGCGTCCTCCGGGTAGTACGTGTAGGTCACGATGTCTGCAGTACCCGGCAGGGGGCCATCCACAGACAGCAGCAGGCCAAGCACCGGGCAGCCCATCTGCGGGTTGATCTGCTCGCAGTAGGTGTTGGTAGTGGTGCGGCTCGCACCGGCCGGCGTGACCGTGGTTTCCTGGACTACCTGCCCGCGCGCGTTGTGCACCCAGGTCTGGGTGCTCGCACTGCTTACGCGCTTTACGATCTGGTTGGTGTCGCGGCGCCGCCATACTTCGGTGACTGTTGCTTCGGCGCGGTTACTGGCTTCGGTTTCGCGCTTGATGACTACTTCGCCCAGCACAGGATCAGTGAGGTCCTGATAGGTGAAAAGATCAATCCGGCCGGAGCGGTGTGCATGCGATTTTACGCGGCGCCGGAAATCGGAACCTGTTCCTGAGTAAGGAGCATACGTCCACGACTCGGTGCCGGCCTGCGTGGTGATCGAGGCGATCTTGCGATATGGATCTGCACCCGTGAATGTGATCCGCTCAACAGCGCCGAGCGCATTGGTATGCACGGTGGCGCCGTCGGATTGGTACTGGAAGTCGGCCTTCTGCGCCATGCCGGCGTGTTCGGATGAGGTGGCCAGGCCGTCTGCGTTGTAGGTGTAGGTGGCGTATCTGGTGCCCGTCTCGTCCTCGATGCCCGTCAGGGCATAGTTGTAGGCGGGATGCTCGTACAGGTAGTGACGTGCTGATCCGTCGCGGTAAGTGGCGCTTACCAGCCTGTCCTGCCCGTCGTAGCCGTACGTTACTAGCGGGCCATTCTGATCCTGGATGTACGCCAGGTCGGACTCCCCGGAGCCAAGAGCGCTCGAGTAGCCGAACTGAATGCTCCGACCGCTGGAGTGCTTTACGCGGGCGATGCGCTTTCGGTCGTCGAACTCGATGTCAATGGTATCGCCGGCAAAGCGTTCGACTCGATACAAACGACCAGAACCGTTGAAGCGGTAGAGGCCATCCTCCAGAGATAGGATGGTGTCAGCGCCGCTTGTGCGAAGTGTTGCGCCAGAACCATCGATGGCTTGGCGGGACATGAAGCCAACCATGGCGCCACTTGGATACAGAACAACCGACCGAGTTGCAACCGCGCCGTAGAGCCTCATGTTCAGGCTATGGGTCCAGTATCGGCCAAGCCCACCTTCGGCCTGATGTGACGAGTTCAGAGTCCGATAGAAATCAAGCCATCCGGTCGAAAAATCACTCTCTCGCTGAACCTTGCTCCCACTGGTGACGCTCACAGGATTGCCGCGCTTATCGCACGGATCACATGGAGGCAACTTGGTGGATGCGTACGCGATATTGTTAGCTACACACTCTCCCCCGCTGTAGGCCATACGTGGAGGACACTCGACCGTTCGCCTCTTAAAGTGCTGCAGCGTCCAAGTTTTAGAGCAACCTGAGCCTTCAGCGGCCTCGGCCTTCAAATTCAGATTGTATGCAGTTGGAATTCCATAGCTCGACTGGGACAACCACCAGTCTTTGACCACTTCGATGGAGGTGAAACCGCATTTTGGATGCTGAGAATTGAGATTGGCCAAGGCGCTGGCCAGAGCAGCCTCCTCAGACGAGAATGGGGAGCCAACGGCATATTGCCCGCTATAGGCCCATTCGCTGATGTTTAGGGGTCGGGGCTTGGCCTTGTACCCATAGCTCACTTTGTCTCCCGCCGCTGATACCGAGACCGATTCAATTACTTCAGCGAGCGCGTATCGCCCGCCCAGAGCACGGATCGCAGCCAATGCGGCAGACTCGCTAGGAAACGTTCCGGAATGTCCGGTTGCCGTCCATTCCTGCGGAGCTTGAGCATGTGCTGACACCACGAAGCCCACTGAAGCCAGCATGGCCAGCACCATGCGAATCGGAGCGGAGAACAACGCCCGGCGCAGCGCCACATTCGCAGAGGCGATCAAGTAGCCCATATTCCATGTGACTGCAGTTTGCATACCTAAATCCATTTAGGGCGACATAGGTTCGGTGTCGCATTCCGTTCGCTCATCTGACCACTGGCACGGATGATGGCATTCGCCGGTGAAACAGTACTGAACTAACCTCACGAAATCAGAGGCCCCGCAGTGCAGGGCCCCTGGTTCGTTGAAGCTTGAGGTCGCCCGCCTGGTCAGTCCTTGGTAACGCGATTGATCTCGGCCAGGCTGGTAGTACCCGCAGCCGCCTTCACCAGCGCCGACTGGCGCAGGTCATTGATCCCCGCCCGCTGCGCCGCCTCGGCGATCTGGATGGCATTGCCCCCTTCCAGCACGATCACCGCGATTTCCTCGCTCATCGGCATGACCTGGTAGATACCGGTAC is from Stenotrophomonas bentonitica and encodes:
- a CDS encoding sigma-54-dependent transcriptional regulator codes for the protein MNENRSALVVDDERDIRELLVLTLGRMGLRISTAANLAEARELLASNPYDLCITDMRLPDGNGIELVTEIAQNYPRTPVAMITAFGSMDLAVEALKAGAFDFVSKPVDIAVLRGLVKHALELNNTERPAPAPLTSDTTARLLGESAAMDGLRATISKVARSQAPVYILGESGVGKELVARTIHDQSARAPGPFVPVNCGAIPSELMESEFFGHKKGSFSGAHADKPGLFQAAHGGTLFLDEVAELPLQMQVKLLRAIQEKSIRPVGSATEVAVDVRILSATHKDLGDLVEDGRFRHDLYYRINVIELRVPPLRERRSDLPQLAASILARLARTHGRPTPLLAPSALEAMGTYHFPGNVRELENILERALALAEGDSIGAGDLRLPQPGAARQTGAAVAHHEEAVVDLPAGSGALPSYIEQMERTAIQKALEENRWNKTKTAAQLGITFRALRYKLKKLGMD
- a CDS encoding DUF6869 domain-containing protein; the protein is MAIEERGIGEIAAAWIALHRLAEASPEREALFWAFCSAHELVLEDPEKAWEMIEEIRRLDGSDLILSNLAAGPLEDLLVAHGERFVDRIEATCRRDQQFRKVLGATWRNGMADALWAHIRAVAAPSW
- a CDS encoding tetratricopeptide repeat protein, whose protein sequence is MNSLTSNLPTDLTGEYDRLVASNDWQSVSLLLAPLVESGNPEAIYLSSMSSYPGEDNSEFEARHLRLLAEAAGKGYAPAQFTLGMYHLFGDRVRLDPGLAMSFMAPAAAHGYPPGEYEYGFALLRGMGVAKDEEEGLRLIRKAAAAGNEVALEFLQEREGLA